A part of Octopus sinensis unplaced genomic scaffold, ASM634580v1 Contig12956, whole genome shotgun sequence genomic DNA contains:
- the LOC115229535 gene encoding endoplasmin-like, which produces MGINEDTGNRNRLAKITHFYSSISNETMTTLDDYVDRMDPKQPAIYYIGGDSLQTVQKSPFVERLMRRNYEILYLLDPVDEYAVGHLTEHKGKRFQNIAKGDIEISESDQVAERRAQLEVEYKEFGDRIKSILNVLISKVKLSHRLVNTSCVVVADTDGLTGNMERIMTAQTAHRAQDPTAR; this is translated from the coding sequence ATAACTCATTTCTACTCTTCAATCTCGAACGAGACGATGACAACCCTGGATGACTATGTGGACAGAATGGATCCGAAACAACCCGCAATTTACTACATTGGCGGAGATTCCCTCCAAACTGTCCAAAAGTCCCCATTCGTGGAACGACTTATGCGGAGGAATTATGAGATACTATATTTGTTGGATCCCGTGGATGAATATGCAGTGGGGCATCTGACGGAACACAAGGGAAAAAGATTCCAGAATATTGCTAAAGGAGATATTGAGATATCTGAGTCGGATCAAGTCGCCGAGCGCAGAGCACAGTTGGAAGTCGAGTATAAGGAATTTGGAGACAGAATTAAGTCAATTCTTAACGTCTTGATTTCCAAAGTGAAATTGTCACACCGATTGGTCAATACGTCGTGTGTGGTTGTGGCCGACACAGACGGACTGACTGGAAATATGGAGAGGATAATGACGGCACAGACCGCTCACAGGGCTCAGGATCCAACTGCCAGGTGA